In Amaranthus tricolor cultivar Red isolate AtriRed21 chromosome 5, ASM2621246v1, whole genome shotgun sequence, a genomic segment contains:
- the LOC130814271 gene encoding anthranilate synthase alpha subunit 2, chloroplastic-like isoform X3: MVALAVNLPSSQFYSSMLSFRPLFRPNLHTSQTVVLSVLSPPSQVNQSGKFVEKSNRGNLVSLSQCIFSDHLTPTLAYRCLVKENDHEAPSFLIESVEPGLHAGTVGRYSIVGANPAMEIIAKEHIVTVINHQEGWRTEEFSDDPMVIPRTITEDWSPQFIDELPQVFCGGWFGYFSYDTVRYTEKRLPFSGAPADDRNLPDVHLGLFDDVLVFDHVEKKIHAIHWVQLDKFSSIDEALDKGMIRLNALLSKIHDIVNPRLSSGSIEPHAQKLHCKLEVSSVRSEAYKTAVVKAKEHMLAGDALQVVLSQRFERRTFSDPFEVYRALSIVDPNPFMAYIQVRGAIFVASSPEILTYVDKKGIVTNQTLSRNEKQCWNIEENALLCKRVTNGKKPDAKDMQLTDWLNHYVEKGANSYSICWDALQDALSLEILTRAPKIESMQLIDKLEQQRRGPYGGSFSCISFTKDMDIALAPNTLVFPTGKSYDTLFSYKHLDIRKEWVAHIQTGASITADSDSEDKQRQCEREAATLARAIDMAESSFLH; this comes from the exons ATGGTTGCTCTTGCGGTTAATCTGCCTTCTTCACAGTTCTACTCCTCCATGCTCTCGTTTCGCCCCCTCTTTCGGCCAAATCTTCATACTTCACAGACAGTTGTGTTATCTGTTCTTTCCCCTCCCTCACAAG TGAATCAGTCTGGCAAGTTTGTGGAGAAGTCTAACAGAGGAAATTTAGTCTCATTATCCCAATGTATATTCTCGGATCATTTAACTCCTACGCTTGCTTATCGCTGTCTAGTCAAGGAAAATGATCATGAAGCCCCTAGCTTCTTGATTGAATCTGTCGAGCCAGGATTACACGCGGGAACTGTT GGAAGGTACAGTATTGTTGGGGCTAATCCAGCAATGGAAATCATAGCTAAGGAGCATATAGTTACAGTTATTAATCACCAAGAAGGGTGGAGAACAGAAGAGTTTTCTGATGATCCGATGGTGATACCTCGCACAATCACAGAGGATTGGAGTCCTCAATTCATTGATGAGCTTCCACAAGTATTTTGTG GTGGATGGTTTGGATATTTTTCATATGATACAGTGCGCTACACGGAGAAGAGGCTTCCATTTTCGGGTGCTCCAGCTGATGACAGGAATCTTCCTGATGTACATCTAGGTTTGTTCGATGATGTGCTCGTGTTTGATCATGTTGAAAAG AAAATTCATGCAATTCATTGGGTTCAGTTGGATAAGTTTTCATCAATAGACGAGGCTTTAGACAAAGGAATGATTCGCTTGAATGCCTTATTGTCTAAAATTCATGACATAGTCAA TCCAAGACTATCGTCTGGGTCAATTGAACCACATGCCCAGAAGCTCCATTGTAAGTTAGAGGTTTCGAGTGTAAGAAGTGAAGCATATAAGACGGCTGTAGTGAAGGCGAAGGAGCACATGCTAGCGGGAGATGCACTTCAAGTTGTACTAAGTCAACGATTTGAAAGAAGAACATTCTCGGATCCATTTGAAGTGTATAGAGCATTGAGTATCGTGGATCCAAATCCTTTCATGGCTTATATACAA GTTAGGGGGGCCATCTTTGTTGCTTCAAGCCCTGAAATTCTCACCTATGTTGATAAAAAG GGAATCGTCACTAATCAAACCCTTTCGAGAAATGAAAAACAATGTTGGAACATAGAGGAGAACGCCCTGTTATGCAAGCGAGTCACGAATGGGAAAAAACCTGATGCGAAAGACATGCAGCTGACCGACTGGCTAAACCACTATGTTGAAAAG GGTGCTAATTCTTATTCGATTTGCTGGGATGCTCTCCAGGATGCATTATCTTTGGAGATTTTAACAAGGGCACCCAAG ATTGAATCAATGCAACTGATCGATAAGCTCGAACAGCAAAGGCGAGGCCCATATGGTGGAAGTTTCAGCTGCATTTCATTCACCAAAGATATGGATATCGCTCTTGCTCCAAACACCTTGGTGTTTCCTACTGGGAAATCGTATGACACACTATTTTCGTACAAACATTTGGACATACGGAAAGAATGGGTTGCTCATATTCAAACCGGAGCTTCCATCACAGCCGACAGTGATTCAGAAGACAAGCAGAGACAATGTGAACGAGAAGCTGCAACACTTGCTCGAGCCATCGATATGGCAGAGTCCTCATTTCTTCACTAG
- the LOC130814271 gene encoding anthranilate synthase alpha subunit 2, chloroplastic-like isoform X2 produces MVALAVNLPSSQFYSSMLSFRPLFRPNLHTSQTVVLSVLSPPSQDLTVNQSGKFVEKSNRGNLVSLSQCIFSDHLTPTLAYRCLVKENDHEAPSFLIESVEPGLHAGTVGRYSIVGANPAMEIIAKEHIVTVINHQEGWRTEEFSDDPMVIPRTITEDWSPQFIDELPQVFCGGWFGYFSYDTVRYTEKRLPFSGAPADDRNLPDVHLGLFDDVLVFDHVEKKIHAIHWVQLDKFSSIDEALDKGMIRLNALLSKIHDIVNPRLSSGSIEPHAQKLHCKLEVSSVRSEAYKTAVVKAKEHMLAGDALQVVLSQRFERRTFSDPFEVYRALSIVDPNPFMAYIQVRGAIFVASSPEILTYVDKKGIVTNQTLSRNEKQCWNIEENALLCKRVTNGKKPDAKDMQLTDWLNHYVEKGANSYSICWDALQDALSLEILTRAPKIESMQLIDKLEQQRRGPYGGSFSCISFTKDMDIALAPNTLVFPTGKSYDTLFSYKHLDIRKEWVAHIQTGASITADSDSEDKQRQCEREAATLARAIDMAESSFLH; encoded by the exons ATGGTTGCTCTTGCGGTTAATCTGCCTTCTTCACAGTTCTACTCCTCCATGCTCTCGTTTCGCCCCCTCTTTCGGCCAAATCTTCATACTTCACAGACAGTTGTGTTATCTGTTCTTTCCCCTCCCTCACAAG ATCTTACAGTGAATCAGTCTGGCAAGTTTGTGGAGAAGTCTAACAGAGGAAATTTAGTCTCATTATCCCAATGTATATTCTCGGATCATTTAACTCCTACGCTTGCTTATCGCTGTCTAGTCAAGGAAAATGATCATGAAGCCCCTAGCTTCTTGATTGAATCTGTCGAGCCAGGATTACACGCGGGAACTGTT GGAAGGTACAGTATTGTTGGGGCTAATCCAGCAATGGAAATCATAGCTAAGGAGCATATAGTTACAGTTATTAATCACCAAGAAGGGTGGAGAACAGAAGAGTTTTCTGATGATCCGATGGTGATACCTCGCACAATCACAGAGGATTGGAGTCCTCAATTCATTGATGAGCTTCCACAAGTATTTTGTG GTGGATGGTTTGGATATTTTTCATATGATACAGTGCGCTACACGGAGAAGAGGCTTCCATTTTCGGGTGCTCCAGCTGATGACAGGAATCTTCCTGATGTACATCTAGGTTTGTTCGATGATGTGCTCGTGTTTGATCATGTTGAAAAG AAAATTCATGCAATTCATTGGGTTCAGTTGGATAAGTTTTCATCAATAGACGAGGCTTTAGACAAAGGAATGATTCGCTTGAATGCCTTATTGTCTAAAATTCATGACATAGTCAA TCCAAGACTATCGTCTGGGTCAATTGAACCACATGCCCAGAAGCTCCATTGTAAGTTAGAGGTTTCGAGTGTAAGAAGTGAAGCATATAAGACGGCTGTAGTGAAGGCGAAGGAGCACATGCTAGCGGGAGATGCACTTCAAGTTGTACTAAGTCAACGATTTGAAAGAAGAACATTCTCGGATCCATTTGAAGTGTATAGAGCATTGAGTATCGTGGATCCAAATCCTTTCATGGCTTATATACAA GTTAGGGGGGCCATCTTTGTTGCTTCAAGCCCTGAAATTCTCACCTATGTTGATAAAAAG GGAATCGTCACTAATCAAACCCTTTCGAGAAATGAAAAACAATGTTGGAACATAGAGGAGAACGCCCTGTTATGCAAGCGAGTCACGAATGGGAAAAAACCTGATGCGAAAGACATGCAGCTGACCGACTGGCTAAACCACTATGTTGAAAAG GGTGCTAATTCTTATTCGATTTGCTGGGATGCTCTCCAGGATGCATTATCTTTGGAGATTTTAACAAGGGCACCCAAG ATTGAATCAATGCAACTGATCGATAAGCTCGAACAGCAAAGGCGAGGCCCATATGGTGGAAGTTTCAGCTGCATTTCATTCACCAAAGATATGGATATCGCTCTTGCTCCAAACACCTTGGTGTTTCCTACTGGGAAATCGTATGACACACTATTTTCGTACAAACATTTGGACATACGGAAAGAATGGGTTGCTCATATTCAAACCGGAGCTTCCATCACAGCCGACAGTGATTCAGAAGACAAGCAGAGACAATGTGAACGAGAAGCTGCAACACTTGCTCGAGCCATCGATATGGCAGAGTCCTCATTTCTTCACTAG
- the LOC130814271 gene encoding anthranilate synthase alpha subunit 2, chloroplastic-like isoform X1 produces MVSEANVARGSRVRISTAPHLKWNIKLMDKAPRYVIYSIYSNNVGFLCEDLTVNQSGKFVEKSNRGNLVSLSQCIFSDHLTPTLAYRCLVKENDHEAPSFLIESVEPGLHAGTVGRYSIVGANPAMEIIAKEHIVTVINHQEGWRTEEFSDDPMVIPRTITEDWSPQFIDELPQVFCGGWFGYFSYDTVRYTEKRLPFSGAPADDRNLPDVHLGLFDDVLVFDHVEKKIHAIHWVQLDKFSSIDEALDKGMIRLNALLSKIHDIVNPRLSSGSIEPHAQKLHCKLEVSSVRSEAYKTAVVKAKEHMLAGDALQVVLSQRFERRTFSDPFEVYRALSIVDPNPFMAYIQVRGAIFVASSPEILTYVDKKGIVTNQTLSRNEKQCWNIEENALLCKRVTNGKKPDAKDMQLTDWLNHYVEKGANSYSICWDALQDALSLEILTRAPKIESMQLIDKLEQQRRGPYGGSFSCISFTKDMDIALAPNTLVFPTGKSYDTLFSYKHLDIRKEWVAHIQTGASITADSDSEDKQRQCEREAATLARAIDMAESSFLH; encoded by the exons atggtatcagaagccaacgtggcAAGAGGgtcacgagttcgaatctcaaccgcccctcatttaaagtggaatattaagTTGATGGAtaaggccccaagatatgttatatactctatatactctaacaatgtTGGATTTTTATGTGAAGATCTTACAGTGAATCAGTCTGGCAAGTTTGTGGAGAAGTCTAACAGAGGAAATTTAGTCTCATTATCCCAATGTATATTCTCGGATCATTTAACTCCTACGCTTGCTTATCGCTGTCTAGTCAAGGAAAATGATCATGAAGCCCCTAGCTTCTTGATTGAATCTGTCGAGCCAGGATTACACGCGGGAACTGTT GGAAGGTACAGTATTGTTGGGGCTAATCCAGCAATGGAAATCATAGCTAAGGAGCATATAGTTACAGTTATTAATCACCAAGAAGGGTGGAGAACAGAAGAGTTTTCTGATGATCCGATGGTGATACCTCGCACAATCACAGAGGATTGGAGTCCTCAATTCATTGATGAGCTTCCACAAGTATTTTGTG GTGGATGGTTTGGATATTTTTCATATGATACAGTGCGCTACACGGAGAAGAGGCTTCCATTTTCGGGTGCTCCAGCTGATGACAGGAATCTTCCTGATGTACATCTAGGTTTGTTCGATGATGTGCTCGTGTTTGATCATGTTGAAAAG AAAATTCATGCAATTCATTGGGTTCAGTTGGATAAGTTTTCATCAATAGACGAGGCTTTAGACAAAGGAATGATTCGCTTGAATGCCTTATTGTCTAAAATTCATGACATAGTCAA TCCAAGACTATCGTCTGGGTCAATTGAACCACATGCCCAGAAGCTCCATTGTAAGTTAGAGGTTTCGAGTGTAAGAAGTGAAGCATATAAGACGGCTGTAGTGAAGGCGAAGGAGCACATGCTAGCGGGAGATGCACTTCAAGTTGTACTAAGTCAACGATTTGAAAGAAGAACATTCTCGGATCCATTTGAAGTGTATAGAGCATTGAGTATCGTGGATCCAAATCCTTTCATGGCTTATATACAA GTTAGGGGGGCCATCTTTGTTGCTTCAAGCCCTGAAATTCTCACCTATGTTGATAAAAAG GGAATCGTCACTAATCAAACCCTTTCGAGAAATGAAAAACAATGTTGGAACATAGAGGAGAACGCCCTGTTATGCAAGCGAGTCACGAATGGGAAAAAACCTGATGCGAAAGACATGCAGCTGACCGACTGGCTAAACCACTATGTTGAAAAG GGTGCTAATTCTTATTCGATTTGCTGGGATGCTCTCCAGGATGCATTATCTTTGGAGATTTTAACAAGGGCACCCAAG ATTGAATCAATGCAACTGATCGATAAGCTCGAACAGCAAAGGCGAGGCCCATATGGTGGAAGTTTCAGCTGCATTTCATTCACCAAAGATATGGATATCGCTCTTGCTCCAAACACCTTGGTGTTTCCTACTGGGAAATCGTATGACACACTATTTTCGTACAAACATTTGGACATACGGAAAGAATGGGTTGCTCATATTCAAACCGGAGCTTCCATCACAGCCGACAGTGATTCAGAAGACAAGCAGAGACAATGTGAACGAGAAGCTGCAACACTTGCTCGAGCCATCGATATGGCAGAGTCCTCATTTCTTCACTAG